tatTACTCTCACGCAGTATTGGACAGATTTAAGCCGGTACTACCGGCTAATTTTTCAGTACACATTTTTACGTAATTATctgcagaaaattacattttccaactcagaaaaatctattgagtccaaatattatatttaaattttctaattaacattctaaatttttgaacctattctagacaattaaattattttaattaaacagTTAATTAATTGCGATTCTTACAATtggattaataataaaaaaacaaacaacaaTTAGTGAACAATAGTAAAATAATTCCTTCATAGTGATATTATTTATAGAGATGGaagaaaaaattcatattaatatAGTAAATCTTGCTTGGATTACTTTAATGGTTGTTttcacatttttcttttctcttagtATGGGGAGGAAGTGGACTTCAAAAGTACGACTAATTGGGGTAGGAGATCCAGCTATATCAATTGTTTTCTAACTGGGTTATTAAATTTTTCTATTGAATATTCTTTATTTCATTTCCTTTTAATTAATACCATACCAATTCTTTTAATTCAAATATATCCACATTTCGTAAGTCTATTTTATTTGAGTGGTGTAATGTAATCAATGCATAATACAAACAAAATAATCTATCAATTatccaatagtaaaatttattaaaatttctaTTTGGATAAATTGGCTCTTACCaaagttatatataaaaaatgagtaACTGTAAACTCCCCCCCCCTTAAcacctctttttccttttttccccttttttcaaACGAATTCATCTTTCGAACCATATCTCATCCCGTATGTGATGAAATAGGATGAATTGAGACAGTATTTTGTAAATACGTAATTATCTTGAATATATCAACCATTTATTTACTTTTCGATTATccgaaaagaacaaaaaaaacatCTTGTTCTTTTTCAACAATTTCTGATATCTAGTAGACTTCTCAGTAGGATTCGAACCCAGATGCagttttaagaaaaaaaagaacaataGGCTCTTATAGAATTGCCAAAAAATTCTTCGATTTCTTCTGAAAGCAGATGATTATTCATCTGCTTCTCACATTCTATGAATAGTCGACACATTGAAGAATATCCAAAGAGACATTTAGAGAATCGCTTTGATTCTATTTATGTTCGTTCCGTTTGAAGAAAGGAAGAATCCAAACAAAGAATCaatctttcttttagttgtatcTCTTTGATTGGTCAATGTATGATATTCCAAACCCTCGTTTCTAATGAAATTTCTGGATTGATCAAAAGATCCTTTTAATTGGCTAAAATCCGTTTGAATGAAACTAGATCTCGTGAAATCATATTGACTATTTGATGATACATTCCATACCTTGCTAAAATATCAATCTTTGTTTACCAACCACACATTATCTAATCAAATCCAATTTTCTCTCGATATGCTCCTCAAAATCCGATTCGCGCGAATTCTTCCCCCAACTAGCGAAGAGATCTTGGCAGAGTTGCCACGTGAAATTGAGCACCATTTTGCAAAAAAAATAGCCCGCTTATTTCTCAAAAAGAAATGGAAAACATGCTCAATATCATTTGATTGAGCACCCGTGTAACGTCGCCCTATATTCCAATTCCACGACAGACAATCGATGTGTATCAATGATGTCAAAAGGGCGGTAATAGTATTTGGGGGAGCACAGGAATTGCATAAATACTCCCGGTAGAGTAAATTTTATTTGTCTGTTCTCCAGAGGTTACTGTAGAATTTATAAATATAACAACAAATTGTAACAACAACAAAGGGGAGGGGGGAAAACGATCGGTGTACAAATCAACGAGGGAAAAAAAAACTGTTTTCTagaaggaaacaaaaaaaaaaggctatGCATTACCCAAGTTACCTCAGTTACAGATGCCTCGAGTCTTCTGCTGCCTAACTTTGCAGGACACTGGACCAAGAAGATCGCGGCGTGCCTTTTGTTTTCATTAAAAGAGTTGGTTTGATATTTACTTCATAATCTTCCAACTGCAAGCTCAAGGAATCGCTGTCGCACAATGTTAGCGCTAATGATTGACCAACAGTTTTTGTATAGTCATCCTGAAGGCTGATGTAGTCAGTAAGTTCTCCTTCAAGATCATCACTCAGATCACGTTGCCCTGGAATAACTACGATTCCAGCTTCAGAAACATTAATCGGAACAGAAGCAAAGTAACGCCCTCTGCTGTTACTATTACTCTGATCTCCAgatctcttccttttctttcccttttgtTTTTCGGGATGATGAAGCTTGCATCTGGTTCCTTTCGTACAGGTGCCCGTTGCTTGAAAAGTAGGACAGATACAACTGTGCTTCTTCCTACACTGATCATACATGAGCAAGCGAGTATTAGTCTCCGGTCATTTATGCACACAAATTTTTCGAAGAACAGTCAGCAGAGCCTAGAGTACAGAAaagattataattaaataaacaagaTTACACTTAGCAGTATTACTCCATTAGGATTAGCAATCCAACACAAACAGTGCAACAGGCTGCAACTGACTAGTCAATATGAAATTCTACTCAATGAACCCAAGTTGACATTAGAACCCTATGGCCTATACCCTACATAAATACAATGAACCACCGGATCATATCCATATTCTGCTAGTTGAAATGGAAATTCATACGCAAAGAAATGGATATTCTAGCAAAATGAGGAACAAATTAAATATTCAATATTatccagaaaacaaaattaattatgttGGTTAATACCTCATTCCCATCAGCACAATAACCCTTGAGAAATCCTTCACAAACAGAAGCCTTAGGGTTCACATTGACATGTCTATATGGGCAATTTCGGTTTGTGCATAAGCCTGCCATGAAAGTCGTCAGAATTATAACTTCCTTTGGAAGGAAAAAGACGAATTATATCAAAGATTACTTTCTAATAACCTTGCAGAAAATAAGAACAATCTGGCATTCTCTCTGGTATAACCTGCACAAGTGATTAACTTCAGTTTAGAGACAGGAGTAAATGCAGTAGATAACATTCAATGTCTTGGACTTGCTGCTATAACAAAACCTTATGAGTCAATTTGCAGCTGGGAGTAGAACATAAACCATTCAGGAACTTAGTACAGACAGCAATTTTTGAGGGATCATGAACATAAGGGCATTTCCCACCCTCCTTGTTACATTTCCCAAATCTTGTAAAAAACTGACAATACTTCTGCTTTCGAGCCAACCGTTGCCTGGCAGTATGCAAGCTCCATCTAACTTTTTCATTTGCCAATTTTCGAGTTCGTTTTTTTGGGTCTCTGATAAGCTGATTACCATTTCCAATTCGGACATATCTGTGAAAATTGATTCAGCATAGCAAGATCAATAACACTGCAGGACTTGGCATTATACAAATATTTTCCCTTTGGCTGCTTTTAAGCTAAGACAACCAACACTGACGAAATTCAAAATACTATAGGTATAAAAGCCAGTGCATAATAAGAGGGAACATACTCATCATTTCCAATCACCAATCTCCTAGGAATGTAAGCTCTTTTCACAACCAAGCCCGAATCAGCAGTGGCAGACGACAGGGATTCATCATCTACAAAAAGAATTGTAAGTGAAACATTGTAAGACCAAGTAATAGGATCTATTAACTGCTAGAGAAAAACAGCAGACTTATCCACAGAATATAATGACAAAAGAATGGGAAGCTGAACAGAAATGGAAGAACATTCATAATGGTCAATCCCATATTGGAAACAAAAGAAAGCTTAATGATTCCACACCTCACATTGCATAAACAAGAAATCAACTACAAACAAACTAAATGGTGTGGAGTATTTTACATAAGATAAgcaataaaaaaattgagaacaTTTCAAGAATATACAGGCAGGGCATATGTACACAGCCATGACAACATATGGGGTGAGTAATTCCAAattttgaacccatgaccaacaAGTCACAAGGCATCAAGGCTTATATGTTTGGATTTTTCTTTCTGCACCTTTACCATCATAtagacattaaaataaaaaaagggtaGCCCAGTGCACAAGCATTCCACATTAACGGAGGGTCCAGAAAAGGGTCATACCCAAAGGGTATAATGTACACAGCCTAACCTGTTAATTACATCAGTGGCTGTTTACACGGATTGAACCCGTGACCTTAAGGTCACACAGAGATAACACAACCATTGCTCCAAGGCTCCACTTCTATAGTATAGACATTAAGTTAATCAAAATGAGTCATAATGCTAACAGGTAATTCACTGCAAATGTTCAACTAGGGAACACATCTTTGGGAGAGGAAATAGGTCAGAGTCTTTTAGACATGCCTCGCCTATAATGCTATTTCAAAGGCTATTCATTATTGAAGTTGAAAAGAAACTAGCAAGCATTGCTTAGCTGAtgcaattaaattttttgttctaaGGAGCATCCATCATCCTTTCATTCAGTTCTTAATCTATCCCACAATGTTTTTTCATTGTGCTTAGAAGAATCTTGAAAACTGTCATACCACAATTTGTCCTTCAGCAGTCTGAGGCACCGTATTTCCAAATTACGGTTTTCATCATTCATGGCTTCAACAAAAGCCAGACAGCTTAAATATGATTCTTGGTCCCTATAAATATAGGTCATTTTGATTTTAATCTCTCTTTCcacttctctctttctttttttgtgcTTTTAGTCTTCATCATTAATAGCTTCGATCATTATATTTCATTAAAAAATGATTTTAGTTTGTACAAATATAATAAGTGACCTATAAATATCCCTGCAAATGCTTCATTGAGCCTAGGGGCGTATCATGTTTTTGGTGGACTGAAAAGTATGAAAGGACACACAAGGTTCAAGTAAAATGGTTCTCACAGAAATCCTGACCACCTGAAATCCTCTGAAGTGTGCGCCTGGAAGGATCCATTTTGTAGCGAACTGAACCAATACGGAATATACGTTCTACAAAATCAACCCATTACTTTCAGCCAGTaaggaaaaacaaagataaaTAGAACACAGAGCATAAATAAGCTTTAATAGCACGTTAAACAAATAGTCTGCAGCTTTATGATATGACAAACTCTCATGGAAAGAATGTTTCCTACTATTTGCATGGGAACCAACGCAAGCTGCACCTTTTTGCTCTCTCTTTTTCCTCTCTACTGCAGCAACAGCAAGTGTGGCCTCCTAAAATGATGATGAGAAACTGTTAAGTTCACTGACTAAGAAAGATCTATTTGCATAAAGTAAAATATACCAAAAGCCAAACTAACCTCATTAGCTTGCTTTGAGTTCTTCTCAATGGATTTGGACCATTTTAAACTAGACCCACCAACACTTAATACCTTGGATTTCCAAAGAGAAAACCCACGGGTTGACCTAGTGTAAACAGTATCCATCTTTCTGAAATGAAGCATTTTCTTactaaaataaaacagaaatcaAAAGTTTGCAATTTTGGGCTGCTGGTTGCACACAACCCAAAGCAGGAGAAACAAAGCAAACATAAATGAAGGAGTATCAAATGCTGAGTACCTAACTGCTGATAAGAAGGTACTATTGGAACATGAAGCAGAATTATGAATGACGCTTCTTAAATATGTTGGTCTTTTCCATGGAAATAACTGAGGCAAAACCCTTTGAGAATGCCATGAATTATGGCCATTTTTAGGTGACTTTTTGCCACATAATGTCCAGACTAATGAGGCTCTTAAAGATTTGAATGATCTCCCAGCAACTGAAAAGGATAAAGTTAAGTCTCAGCTCTAACCATGAATAAAGGGAAATAAAGCTATTATATGGAATAGCACCAACAGCTCAAAATTCCTCAGCCAACAGTGAGTCACAGCAAGGGCTGGGAATGGAGAAATCACTCCACCATAAGCTCAAACGAATAGACTCAAGACATGCAGAGATATAACATAAACACAAGCAAAcaacgaaataaaataaaaagctcTAAAAGTTAGGCTCAGGACATATAGAAAATTGTGAAGCTGATATTGGAAGAAAATGCCATTTATGCATTCATATATAAACATATAAAAGAAGAGATGAACACAAACAGAATTCTTGTAAAACAAGGGACACATTTCTAGCAGGTACAAACTAATGGATAGATGCATATAGCAAGCAGTTCAGTGtacttttaaattattatattttaaacagcAAACAGTATTCAACTGAATACATGATATGCATCTACTGCAGCCCCAATCCAAAAGTTATATATTTCCCAACGATGGTATGAGATTCAAAAGAGCAAAAATTATATGGATATGAATTAGGCAAAATAATAAGTTCTCCACCTATACCTTTATGTAACTGCCTCTTACTAAGCTTTCTGTTGCAAAGCACCTTACAAGACCCCTGACCATCAGAATCTAGAGTGGCTTTCGGCACTGCAACAGTCTGGTTCATATTCCTAACTAACTGATTTTTGCACCTCTTGTAGTAGCCTTCAGAGAAGGCTGTTTGGGACTTCTCATCACGAGAATTTGAAGTCGCTACCAACTGATTTGTTTTGGGCTTTGTATATACAATTCTCTTGGTGCTGAAAGAAGAAATGTGTCCATCATTTGCTTCAACTTGGTTCTCCAGCTTACTCAGTGGACTACTTTGATTATCAGGAGTTTCGTACTGATTTGAATCATCTTTGGAAGAGTTTGGTGTATCATTGATATCTATCAGTTTTCTAGGATCTGATGCATTTTCATAGCAACCACTGGAAGGAGGTTCTACCAATGGGGAAGATATATTTTCCTCTGATAATGTGCCAATGGATAGTGAAGGTTTTCTCTGACTCTGCTGAGGGACCTCTGCTACTCCTGTTTTCAAGGTCAGTTGATCTGACACATCAATCCTGCTCCCAGATCTGGTACTCTTTGATAATTCATCTAAGCTCAAAGGTGACTTATTTACAGAAGAGATCTGAGTAAAAGAAACTGTAGTAGGCTGTCTTACAAGACTGTTACCTTTACGAATGTAAGAGGTATTCTGAAAGTTTCCTTTCCTATCTAGAATTTGCCTTTTGGGAAGAAATTTTCCTGGCGAAAGCTTGTTTCCAGGTAAAGAACCTTGAGAATTATTACCAGAACGTCGCCAAGTTCGAGGATTTGAGAGATGGGTTGAAGAGGCAGATGTCTTTGAATTTGACTTTGAAATGATGAACGAACGACCCTTTTGAGTTTTTGGCATGGCACCTCCAAGGGTATTTTTGCTCCCATTTTCTGAAAAATAAGAAACTGGACCATTATTTGAAACCTTGGAGTTGACTTGGGATGATTGTCGCATTAGATTCCTCTCAACTGGGTTACTATGCCCAGTTGCATTAGCTGACTTCATAATCTTATTAGTATGCTGTATTGGTGAAGTACAAGTAGGCAAATCAGAACCATGTTCAACTGCAGATATATCCCCACAATTGTTTTCATCTTGGATTGATGTACAATTTAAATTCCCTCTCTCAGGTGCTTCCGATATCCCTTGAGAACACACATCTGATGGTGCTTCAGGTGCATCCTCCTCCAAATCACCATCGGAAGGATGGGACACAATGCTCTGTTGATGAATTAAACTGTCCTTCATATCTCCCTTATTATATCCAGACGCCAAAATGTCAGTTTGCATTTGAGTGCCATTTTCTTTGCATTCACCATCCAACAATGGGAACTGAATGTCCAAGTCCTCACGAAGTGAATAAGATGCAAAATCTGAGTTCTTTAATTCAAAATGGTCAGAACTCATGGTTTCATTATTTGCATATCTAGCGTCACAAGAACCTCCAACAAAATTGTCAGACAATTTCCTACTATCCTCTGAACATGACAATGATTGTGCACTAAACAGAACATCCATGCTTGACAATGCAACTTCTTTTTCGGGTGCTTGTTTATCACTGAAAGAAACAGGAAAATCCGCACAAGATTTGGATACCACAACTGCATCACTCAACTCAGAGGTAGTCGTGACTTTGATCCCTTTAGATAATAGTGAAAGATAATTTGCATCATCAATCTCATTATCTCTAACACAAAGCTCAGCCTCTGAAAGCTCCTTTTTCCCATGTAAAGTAATGATCCCATTCAAGCACGATTCCAGGTTAGAACCTAAGCTTTGAACAGATTGATCCAAAACTTCTGAACAACATGCATCCTTCACCTTCACACTTGAGGCAGTATCCCAATCATTTGCATGGCTAACTGAATTTACAGGTTTTGGAGAAATTCCCTCCATCTTTGAGTGCAAAAACTTTGAATGAGTCCTAgcttttctctttttcatattGTTTATATCCCCTTCACCAAATCCAACAGAAAGATTAGAACTTGAAAATGGCTCTTCCTTGCCACAATTCTCAGAAGATATGGCAGCGTAACTGGGGGAAACATCCTTCACAGCATCATTAGTGATGTCAGAACACTGACCAGCGGTACCATCTTCTAAATTGACCAGTCCACTATAAGAACCCTGTGTCACAGCAATAGCATTTTGTATGCAATCTGTACCAGAGTGAATCTTAATTTTTCCTGAATTTGAAGGGGCAGACATTGCGCTGCTTGATGCAGGGTTGATCACGTCTGGATTTTCTTCCAAAATAGCATACTTGGTGATAATAGTAGGGACCATAAGTCCAAAACCAGATTCACCAGTAAGACCACATTCAGTAACTGTAAGCTTCTCTTTAGATCCTTTAAGATCACCAGAAATTAGGCCATAAACGCTACTAGCAGAGTTATATGTATTAGTGTGATCTGACTTACCAATATTGTCAGCTGAACTAAGAACGCTGTCATCTACTACATCTATAACAAACCCATTCTGTGGACATCTTACATTTGAATAATTCTCACATGATTGAGACTCTTGATTCTGACATAGCTGTTTAATATCACAACCCACATCATTGATTTTGGAAGTACTTCCATTTAATAATTCAGGAACCATGTTAGTATCTGGCATTCTACGCAAGTCATGGACAGAATTATTTGCATCTAAACACTCAGAATCAATCTTTTTAGCTTCACCAGTAGAAGCACAAGATTGAGAATTTGGAATGTTAAGGCCACTTTCAAACCTGGCGGCTCCTTTCTGAGTATCTGAATCTTCATCAGTTTCACATTCTCGTGACCTGGAATGTGGCCCCAAACTCAGCAGGGTTAGATCTCCATTTCTATCTTCAAGCAATTGATTCCGATCCTTTGATAAATTGTATGAACTATGGCCAGGCATTGACATCTTGTCTACAGTGATGTTTTTCTGCTCCAGACAAGGTTCAACTTTGTTGGGAACAGAGACAGATGAAGAACTAGGTATGACTCGATCAGGTTGCACACATCCATGAACCTTATTCACTGATCGTGAATTTGACATTGTAGATTTTGGATTTCCAACAACTTTCTTCACTACTCTCTTGACAACTTTTTTCTTCTTGACAACCCTTGGGGAGGACTTACCAGAGTGAATTTTGGTACTTCCACCTGCAACCTCATTTTTCACACTATCAGTCTCACGGGTGCAAGGTTGAGAACAAGGATTAACAACATTATTCTGTAAGCTTAAATCATTCACAGATCCAGAGCAGTCATTCACTTTGCATGATGAGCTATTCAAAGTTACAACATCCCTAGATACTTTTGCAGCTTCCAAACCAGAACAATCACTATCGGATACTGAaaccttttttctcttttctgaGGGAGTTAAATCAGCATCAGAGACAGAATTCATATTTGTATCAGTAACAACAGTCGAAGTCGAAGCGGTCACAATAGCCTTCGCAACCAGGGAATTTGATTCAAAAGAGATATCAAGTTCCACAGGACTtccttccctttcttcttgtTTCATCCCATGACCTACATGCCCACACTGCTCCTTGCCCCTGAAATCATTAGTGTTAGACTCAGCAGAATAACCAGCATTCCGTAATTGTTCAATCTCACGATTCCTATAACTTGGTTTTGCATTCTGGATCCTAAGAAGAGCACTCTTCTTTTGAACCTGTTTCTTTAGAGAAGGTCGCCATAATTCATGACCAAACTCCCTGTTGTTCCCTCTGCCACTATATCTACCCGATTCCCATCCATATTCCTCACGCGTCCCAACGCgaaaatcatcatcaacattcTTAGCAAAACCAATCTCGCCGGTCCCCAATTCGAACCGTGAATCAGGCAACTCCTTAGGTCCCCTCCTCTCATTCAACCACCTCTTGCCTTCGCCATGCCCATCTCTTCTTCCAACCCTGGGAATCTTATCCTCGAATTCCACACTATACCCGCGAACATACCCCCCGGGTTTCAAATCAATATTAATCTCCCTTGACATCGCCGGTGGCGCCCTGCCGAAGCCTCCGTTGGGCAAGTCGTGTCTGGGTGGCAAATCCCCAACGCCGCGGCGGTGGTAATTGTGGTAATTAGCATCATTACCGCTGCCGCAACCAAACTCCTCATCCTTCCTAGGGTTACCCTCATACTCATACtcaagtctccacctggagcgATCGGGATCGTATCGAATCTTTTCGGCCGGATATGCCGAGGGCGGCAGCGAGACCCCTTCACGGTGTTGGCGCAATTCACTGTCAAGATCAACGGGGGTATAATTCCTCGGAAGGAGACAGTCGGGAGCGATCCTACGGCCAGGGTTAGGGTCCCAGCGTGTTTCAGTGTCGAAACGAGGAAAATTGCGGCGGGGGAAAGGATCGCCCGGGAGGATTCGGCTGGCAATCCTGGGGGATTGGGAAAATGGCTGATTGTGGTTGTTGGAGATTGGGTGTTCTTCTTGGAAGGGACGATTAGGGTAGTTAGGGGAATTGAATTGGGGGAATTGGTTTTGATGGGATGGCGGGTGGTTGTTATTGGGGGCATAAGGAGGCGGAGGAGGAGGTGTGCGGATGGTGCGATAGCGGAGGGGTTGTGCTTGGGGAGGAGGGGCTGGCGGAGTGGGGAGGGACGGGGGCGGAGGGGGCGGCGGAGGGAGGTGGCTGTGGTTGTGATGAGGAGGGGGAGGGGCGTACCTAGTGTGGTTGGTGTTGTTGTCGTCGTTGTTGTGATCATGGtggctgtggtggtggtggtggacgTAGTGGGAGTGGTGTTGGTCCATGACAGTTGATAAAGGATGGTAGTGGTACTCTGCGACCAAGTGGGGGATTGGTGGCGGCGGAGATTGGATCGATATCACCCTGCGTGTGTTAGTTAACTTGCAAGGCTCTCCTTTGCTGGATCCAACAACGGCGTTTCCGTGATTTTTGTTTGGAATTGTCGCTCCGGCTGCTTCGGCTGCTTCAGAGTGAATAATTATACAGTAGCCCCACACATCTAAATCTTTTGgcaattaaattcaatgaaattGACTCAAATCTAACAAAACTTGATGTGCGTTCAAAATCAAGCCGTGTTTTTTTATTTCGTATTTTTCCCGTATGCCTCCTTCTATTAATGttactatttctattttttttctcttctttttcatatattattatagttatttttttttaatttttataatttttttgttttattttttaaaaaagaataaaacaaaaaatataaaagaatgaaataaataagaataaataaaaaaataaaagatgagataaaaaatgaaaaagatttttaaatggtacataatttataaaaaaaaaatagtactaaaattctttaataatagcacataatttttttattttgacaaaatatagaaatatttttttaattttgtacttttttatcttattattcttcttcgtttctttcttcttttcttttctcttttgctcttattttttcttttaagaacaTTATTTCTTATATTAGCCTTGAATGAACATGTCTATATCATATTATAATCTTATTTAGTTGAATAAATATAAGTTTACATTTATTGGAttgaatttttgttaaaaatataaatagtaccaaaatttgtttaaaataaatTGCATACTAAAAGAGCACGTTAACTCTATAAAATGAAATAAGATAGtaccaaaattacttaaaattgacactaaaaatttaataacacgacataaaaaatattaaatctttCTAAACAAAATTACACATTCAGTGAATTGAATGCTTatcttatatataaaataatacaaaaatctaaaaaataacactGAAATGTCTTCACTCTTGAAATTTTCAACTAAatgatgtgataaaattaaactcatttcatGAATACTTGAGTTACAGAttcacaaattttaataaaaaaaataagtgaaaGAATTTGTATATAATATCGCAAAATTAAGCATAACACAATAATTCTTCTTTTAAGAAAAGGATGACGTAtctgaaatataaaataatacaataattttttaattttgacaataaaattttattacaaaacacaaaaatttcttctttaatattgtatttttttttctttttattattcttctttcttgcttttttgtTGCTCTTAATTCGTCTTTTAGGAGCATTACTTCTTATATTAGATTTGAATGAACATGTCTGTACTGTATTGCAATcttatttagttgaatgaatgtaggttcacaCTTATTTGAGTTGAATTCTTGTTAgaaacaaaaataacaccaaaatatgTTGACTCTAATACCGAAATGTCTTTACTCCAATACTAAAATTTTCAACTAAATAATGTGATAGAATTAAGAATTTATTTTATGAAAACTTGAGTTGCaaatttacaaattttaatagaaaagaaataaataaaaattttgtagaTAACACAGTGAAATTAAATATAACAAGTACGAAAATTTGA
This region of Arachis hypogaea cultivar Tifrunner chromosome 8, arahy.Tifrunner.gnm2.J5K5, whole genome shotgun sequence genomic DNA includes:
- the LOC112706494 gene encoding uncharacterized protein isoform X6 — translated: MDQHHSHYVHHHHHSHHDHNNDDNNTNHTRYAPPPPHHNHSHLPPPPPPPPSLPTPPAPPPQAQPLRYRTIRTPPPPPPYAPNNNHPPSHQNQFPQFNSPNYPNRPFQEEHPISNNHNQPFSQSPRIASRILPGDPFPRRNFPRFDTETRWDPNPGRRIAPDCLLPRNYTPVDLDSELRQHREGVSLPPSAYPAEKIRYDPDRSRWRLEYEYEGNPRKDEEFGCGSGNDANYHNYHRRGVGDLPPRHDLPNGGFGRAPPAMSREINIDLKPGGYVRGYSVEFEDKIPRVGRRDGHGEGKRWLNERRGPKELPDSRFELGTGEIGFAKNVDDDFRVGTREEYGWESGRYSGRGNNREFGHELWRPSLKKQVQKKSALLRIQNAKPSYRNREIEQLRNAGYSAESNTNDFRGKEQCGHVGHGMKQEEREGSPVELDISFESNSLVAKAIVTASTSTVVTDTNMNSVSDADLTPSEKRKKVSVSDSDCSGLEAAKVSRDVVTLNSSSCKVNDCSGSVNDLSLQNNVVNPCSQPCTRETDSVKNEVAGGSTKIHSGKSSPRVVKKKKVVKRVVKKVVGNPKSTMSNSRSVNKVHGCVQPDRVIPSSSSVSVPNKVEPCLEQKNITVDKMSMPGHSSYNLSKDRNQLLEDRNGDLTLLSLGPHSRSRECETDEDSDTQKGAARFESGLNIPNSQSCASTGEAKKIDSECLDANNSVHDLRRMPDTNMVPELLNGSTSKINDVGCDIKQLCQNQESQSCENYSNVRCPQNGFVIDVVDDSVLSSADNIGKSDHTNTYNSASSVYGLISGDLKGSKEKLTVTECGLTGESGFGLMVPTIITKYAILEENPDVINPASSSAMSAPSNSGKIKIHSGTDCIQNAIAVTQGSYSGLVNLEDGTAGQCSDITNDAVKDVSPSYAAISSENCGKEEPFSSSNLSVGFGEGDINNMKKRKARTHSKFLHSKMEGISPKPVNSVSHANDWDTASSVKVKDACCSEVLDQSVQSLGSNLESCLNGIITLHGKKELSEAELCVRDNEIDDANYLSLLSKGIKVTTTSELSDAVVVSKSCADFPVSFSDKQAPEKEVALSSMDVLFSAQSLSCSEDSRKLSDNFVGGSCDARYANNETMSSDHFELKNSDFASYSLREDLDIQFPLLDGECKENGTQMQTDILASGYNKGDMKDSLIHQQSIVSHPSDGDLEEDAPEAPSDVCSQGISEAPERGNLNCTSIQDENNCGDISAVEHGSDLPTCTSPIQHTNKIMKSANATGHSNPVERNLMRQSSQVNSKVSNNGPVSYFSENGSKNTLGGAMPKTQKGRSFIISKSNSKTSASSTHLSNPRTWRRSGNNSQGSLPGNKLSPGKFLPKRQILDRKGNFQNTSYIRKGNSLVRQPTTVSFTQISSVNKSPLSLDELSKSTRSGSRIDVSDQLTLKTGVAEVPQQSQRKPSLSIGTLSEENISSPLVEPPSSGCYENASDPRKLIDINDTPNSSKDDSNQYETPDNQSSPLSKLENQVEANDGHISSFSTKRIVYTKPKTNQLVATSNSRDEKSQTAFSEGYYKRCKNQLVRNMNQTVAVPKATLDSDGQGSCKVLCNRKLSKRQLHKVAGRSFKSLRASLVWTLCGKKSPKNGHNSWHSQRVLPQLFPWKRPTYLRSVIHNSASCSNSTFLSAVRSTRGFSLWKSKVLSVGGSSLKWSKSIEKNSKQANEEATLAVAAVERKKREQKGAACVGSHANKRIFRIGSVRYKMDPSRRTLQRISGGQDFYDESLSSATADSGLVVKRAYIPRRLVIGNDEYVRIGNGNQLIRDPKKRTRKLANEKVRWSLHTARQRLARKQKYCQFFTRFGKCNKEGGKCPYVHDPSKIAVCTKFLNGLCSTPSCKLTHKVIPERMPDCSYFLQGLCTNRNCPYRHVNVNPKASVCEGFLKGYCADGNECRKKHSCICPTFQATGTCTKGTRCKLHHPEKQKGKKRKRSGDQSNSNSRGRYFASVPINVSEAGIVVIPGQRDLSDDLEGELTDYISLQDDYTKTVGQSLALTLCDSDSLSLQLEDYEVNIKPTLLMKTKGTPRSSWSSVLQS